CCCCCGCCTCCGCCTCCGGAGACGGCGGCTACGACTCGTTCATGAAGGCGCTCGCCAAGGCCGTGCGCGGCTTCGACCTGAAGCTGCCGCAGCTGGTCGACTACAAGGTCCGGATCCCGCCCGGCGGAAAGACGGGCGCGCTGGTCGAGACGCTGATCAGCTGGCAGACGAGCGCGCGCGCGCAGCCGTTCAGCACGATCGGGGTCGATCCGGATCAGCTGGCCGCTGCTGTGATCGCGACGGAGAAGATGCTGAACCTGATCGCGGCGCGGCGGAAAGCACGACCTTGAGCCGCGCGCGAGCGGGGCTCGCGGCCCTGGCGCTCGCCTGCGCCGCGCTCGCGAGCGGATGCGCGAGCGTAGAGCCGCCGGCCGCGCTGGTGCCGACGCAGGACCTGCTCGAAGTGGTCGCGGTCGTGAGGCTTCACGTCGACGACGACACGTATCGCTTTGCGCCGGCGCGCGACTTCACTGGCAAGAACGTGTTCCGCGTCTCGTTCGAACGGCTCGAGTCGCTGGAGACTGCGCATCCCGAGAAGCTGGCTTCGGGCTACGCGACCGACGTGGTCTGGTTCACCAAGGCGCGCGCGCTCGAGCGCATCGGAGAGTACGACCTGGCGCGGCGCCACTACGCGCGCGTCACGGATCTCGGCTCGGAGCTGGCCGATGCCGCGCGCGCAGGGCGGAACGTGAACGCACGGCTCGAGGACGCTCGGATGCTGGCACCCCCACCCGAGGCGACGCCCGAGCAGGCCGCCGACGCCCGGGCGACGCAGCGCGAGGTGCTCGGCGCGCTGCGCTCGGAGGTCGCAACCACGCACTGGCGC
This region of Deltaproteobacteria bacterium genomic DNA includes:
- a CDS encoding 2-isopropylmalate synthase; its protein translation is PASASGDGGYDSFMKALAKAVRGFDLKLPQLVDYKVRIPPGGKTGALVETLISWQTSARAQPFSTIGVDPDQLAAAVIATEKMLNLIAARRKARP